A stretch of Paludisphaera borealis DNA encodes these proteins:
- a CDS encoding glycosyltransferase family 2 protein produces MSMTLVARVEDGSESGGDELELSVVMPCLNEARTVGLCIEKALRAMREGNVRGEVVIADNGSTDGSQQIARDLGARVVDVPRKGYGHALRAGIQAARGRYVIMGDSDDSYDFSALAPFVERLRDGYDLVMGNRFRGGIRPGAMPWLHRYVGNPVLTGILNVLYRSPIGDAHCGLRGFRKDSCDRLGLSATGMEFASEMVVRASVSRQRIAEVPIVLHPDGRDRPPHLRSFRDGWRHLRYLLLCAPTFLFVIPGLILTLLGLAAIPITLAAGFGVSTGYFGPNFLYTSSMIAVSGFHLLVFGLLGKYYAHLVDPVFQDPGVERWASFFSVERGLTTGVSLIALAVTLGAPVVGHWLQYGTVPIPGQWIFAGTLFSLGVEAAAGAFLVGILDMSRSAAPGEGGPHVVRRPQRDEVSPSAEKVA; encoded by the coding sequence ATGAGCATGACGTTGGTGGCTCGCGTCGAGGACGGGAGCGAGTCGGGGGGCGACGAGCTTGAGCTGTCGGTCGTGATGCCCTGCTTGAACGAGGCGCGGACGGTCGGGCTTTGTATCGAGAAGGCGCTGCGGGCGATGCGCGAGGGGAACGTCCGGGGCGAGGTGGTGATCGCCGACAACGGCAGCACCGACGGCTCGCAGCAGATCGCCCGCGACCTCGGCGCGCGGGTGGTCGACGTCCCGCGCAAGGGCTACGGCCATGCGCTCCGCGCCGGCATCCAGGCGGCGCGCGGGCGATACGTCATCATGGGGGACTCGGACGACTCGTACGACTTCTCGGCCCTCGCGCCGTTCGTCGAGCGGCTCCGCGACGGCTACGACCTGGTGATGGGCAACCGGTTCCGGGGGGGCATCCGGCCCGGCGCCATGCCCTGGCTGCACCGCTACGTCGGCAATCCGGTGCTCACCGGCATCCTCAACGTCCTTTACCGCAGCCCGATCGGCGACGCCCATTGCGGGCTGCGCGGGTTCCGGAAAGACTCGTGCGACCGCCTCGGGCTGTCGGCGACGGGGATGGAGTTCGCGAGCGAGATGGTGGTCCGGGCGAGCGTCAGCCGACAGCGAATCGCCGAGGTGCCGATCGTCCTTCACCCCGACGGCCGCGACCGGCCGCCCCACCTGCGGAGCTTTCGCGACGGCTGGCGGCACCTCCGTTACCTGCTCCTCTGCGCCCCGACGTTCCTGTTCGTGATCCCGGGGTTGATCTTGACCTTGCTCGGCCTGGCGGCGATCCCGATCACGCTGGCGGCGGGCTTCGGCGTCTCCACCGGCTATTTCGGCCCGAACTTCCTGTACACGTCGTCGATGATCGCCGTCAGCGGCTTCCACCTGCTGGTCTTCGGACTTCTGGGCAAGTACTACGCCCACCTCGTCGATCCCGTGTTCCAAGATCCGGGCGTAGAGCGCTGGGCGTCGTTCTTCTCGGTCGAGCGGGGATTGACCACCGGGGTCTCGTTGATCGCCCTGGCCGTGACCCTGGGCGCGCCGGTCGTCGGCCACTGGCTGCAATACGGCACGGTGCCGATCCCCGGCCAGTGGATCTTCGCCGGCACGCTGTTCAGCCTCGGGGTCGAAGCCGCGGCGGGCGCGTTCCTCGTCGGCATCCTCGACATGTCGCGGTCGGCCGCCCCCGGCGAAGGGGGGCCGCACGTCGTCCGACGCCCTCAACGCGACGAGGTCTCTCCGAGCGCAGAGAAGGTCGCATGA
- a CDS encoding threonine synthase — protein sequence MRYVSHLACSVCGSTFEATAVLNLCPHDGRPIWMVLDLDRLKREQGPDGWWNPDLKNLWRFGGLLPLDWSDPDDRRSIVTLGEGCTPSLAYTHPLADRLGCRLEVKDEGRPHAGFGANPTLSFKDRGMAVTVSMAKALGIGRLAVPTQGNAGDSLAEYAVAARIEAAIVMSPDTDLPVLGKVAAYARLHPDLITLDLVEGTIIDCGKRVREHYVPLGYMSAATFQEPGWRTEGKKTLGLEMAEPAGDRLADRRWELPDVIVYPTGGGTGVVGMAKAFDELEALGLVGSRRPRMICVQSEAATPIVRALAEGAADVTPLPPGRTVATGLNVAQNVGHVNVLRIVRESGGCGVAVSDEAIHGTIADEWRRVRFAWSPEGAAALAALPELADRGLIKPNDRVVLVNTASPEKYLPSIRDALDGGL from the coding sequence ATGCGATATGTGTCGCATCTTGCCTGTTCGGTCTGCGGAAGCACGTTCGAGGCGACGGCCGTCCTGAACCTTTGCCCTCACGACGGCCGGCCGATCTGGATGGTTCTTGACCTCGACCGACTCAAAAGGGAGCAAGGACCGGACGGCTGGTGGAACCCCGACCTCAAGAACCTCTGGCGGTTCGGCGGCTTGCTGCCGCTCGACTGGTCGGACCCGGACGATCGCCGGAGCATCGTCACGCTGGGGGAGGGCTGCACGCCGTCACTCGCCTACACCCACCCGCTGGCCGACCGCCTGGGATGCCGCCTCGAAGTGAAGGACGAGGGCCGACCGCACGCCGGCTTCGGCGCGAATCCGACGCTCTCGTTCAAGGACCGGGGGATGGCGGTGACGGTCTCGATGGCCAAGGCGCTCGGGATCGGCCGGCTGGCCGTGCCGACCCAGGGGAACGCCGGCGACTCGCTGGCCGAGTACGCCGTCGCGGCTCGAATCGAGGCGGCGATCGTGATGTCGCCCGACACCGATCTGCCGGTTCTGGGAAAGGTCGCCGCCTACGCCCGGCTTCACCCCGACCTGATCACGCTCGACCTGGTCGAGGGGACTATCATCGACTGCGGAAAGCGCGTCCGCGAGCATTACGTTCCGCTCGGCTACATGAGCGCGGCGACGTTCCAGGAGCCCGGCTGGCGGACCGAGGGGAAGAAGACGCTGGGCCTGGAGATGGCCGAGCCGGCCGGCGACCGCCTGGCCGACCGCCGCTGGGAGCTTCCCGACGTCATCGTCTACCCGACCGGCGGCGGCACGGGGGTCGTCGGCATGGCCAAGGCGTTCGACGAGCTGGAGGCGCTCGGGCTGGTCGGCTCGCGGCGTCCCCGGATGATCTGCGTCCAGAGCGAGGCCGCCACGCCGATCGTCCGGGCGCTCGCCGAGGGCGCCGCCGACGTCACCCCGCTGCCCCCCGGCCGGACCGTCGCGACCGGCCTGAACGTGGCGCAGAACGTCGGCCACGTCAACGTGCTGCGGATCGTTCGCGAGAGCGGCGGCTGCGGAGTGGCCGTGAGCGACGAGGCGATCCACGGGACGATCGCCGACGAATGGCGGCGAGTCCGGTTCGCCTGGTCTCCCGAAGGCGCCGCCGCGCTCGCCGCCCTCCCCGAACTCGCCGACCGCGGCCTGATCAAACCAAACGACCGCGTCGTCCTCGTCAACACCGCCTCGCCCGAGAAATACCTGCCGAGCATCCGCGACGCGCTCGACGGGGGCTTGTGA
- a CDS encoding cobalamin-binding protein has protein sequence MRIVSLLPSLTELVCALGRRDDLVGVTHECDYPPGVEKLPWLTRSNIPTAASSAEIDALVSAQQGSLYTLDEAKLAELAPNLILTQEQCDVCAVNEVAVQRAAARLPGRPHVESVNPLSLDGVFAMFRLVGDLIAERAAADSLIAGYQRTADAIARRLGPSPRRPRVLLLEWLDPPFCSGHWNPEIIGHAGGEEVVGRAGEASRRITWDEVAEARPEVVILSLCGFTVERAEHELQAFADRPEWRSLIDGCDRLALVDGSAYFSRPGPRLATSLRIAGAVIHPDRLLDLAPPEGQGWRFLPASP, from the coding sequence ATGCGGATCGTCAGCCTGCTCCCCTCCCTCACCGAGCTGGTCTGCGCGCTGGGTCGGCGCGACGACCTCGTCGGCGTGACGCACGAGTGCGACTACCCGCCGGGCGTGGAAAAGCTGCCGTGGCTGACGCGGAGCAACATCCCGACCGCCGCGTCGAGCGCCGAGATTGATGCGTTGGTCTCCGCGCAGCAGGGGAGCCTGTACACGCTCGACGAGGCGAAGCTCGCCGAGCTGGCCCCGAACCTGATCCTGACGCAGGAGCAGTGCGACGTCTGCGCGGTCAACGAAGTCGCCGTGCAGCGGGCCGCCGCCCGGCTCCCCGGCCGGCCGCACGTCGAAAGCGTCAATCCGCTGTCGCTCGACGGCGTGTTCGCGATGTTCCGACTCGTCGGCGACCTGATCGCCGAGCGGGCCGCCGCCGATTCGTTGATCGCCGGCTATCAGCGCACGGCCGATGCGATCGCCCGCCGGCTCGGGCCGTCGCCGCGCCGTCCCCGGGTCCTGCTTCTCGAATGGCTCGATCCACCGTTCTGCTCGGGGCACTGGAACCCCGAGATCATCGGTCACGCCGGTGGCGAGGAAGTCGTCGGCCGCGCGGGCGAAGCGTCGCGGCGGATCACCTGGGATGAAGTCGCCGAAGCGCGTCCCGAGGTCGTCATCCTCTCGCTCTGCGGGTTCACCGTCGAGCGGGCCGAGCACGAGCTTCAAGCGTTCGCCGACCGCCCGGAATGGCGATCGCTGATCGACGGCTGCGACCGGCTCGCCCTGGTCGACGGCTCGGCGTATTTCTCCCGCCCCGGCCCCCGACTCGCAACCAGCCTGCGGATCGCCGGAGCCGTGATCCACCCCGACCGCCTGCTCGACCTCGCCCCGCCCGAGGGCCAGGGGTGGCGGTTCCTGCCCGCGTCGCCCTGA
- a CDS encoding glycosyltransferase produces MSAPVPWLSVVLPVYNGEKYLEHALASVAAQADDSIEVIAIEGGSTDRTAEILRSYESRLPLRVVSFPDLHNWVASSNEGLKAARGEFACFLHQDDGWLDGRLDALRARVERFPNASLFLHPAYYIDPRGDVVGRWTCPLPAGVELRAEQVIERLLVQNFIATPAPIFSRRAAVAVGGLDASLWYTADWDFWLKLAAVGGTVYDSRPLAAYRIHPDAQTIRRTGDAAEFRAQLDVVLARHLAAWEPSHRLASAARRASAFSVEVNAWLAAAVHGRKPSVLGLVPSFVRLGPNGWRRYLRDSRIVERIAPRCRIGLASRIAARPG; encoded by the coding sequence ATGAGCGCCCCTGTCCCCTGGCTTTCGGTCGTGCTGCCGGTCTACAACGGCGAGAAATACCTGGAACACGCCCTGGCGAGCGTCGCCGCCCAGGCTGACGACTCGATCGAGGTGATCGCGATCGAAGGGGGCTCGACAGATCGGACGGCGGAGATCCTCCGGTCGTACGAGTCCCGGCTGCCGTTGCGCGTGGTTTCGTTCCCCGACCTCCACAACTGGGTGGCCAGCAGCAACGAGGGGCTCAAGGCGGCCCGAGGCGAATTCGCCTGCTTCCTCCATCAAGACGACGGCTGGCTCGACGGCCGGCTCGACGCGCTCCGCGCGCGGGTCGAGCGGTTTCCGAACGCCTCGCTGTTTCTTCATCCTGCCTATTACATCGACCCTCGGGGCGACGTCGTGGGACGCTGGACCTGCCCGCTGCCGGCGGGCGTCGAGTTGCGGGCCGAACAGGTGATCGAGCGGCTGCTCGTGCAGAATTTCATCGCGACGCCCGCGCCGATCTTCTCCCGCCGCGCGGCGGTTGCGGTCGGCGGGCTCGACGCCTCGCTCTGGTACACGGCCGACTGGGATTTCTGGCTCAAGCTCGCGGCCGTCGGCGGCACGGTCTACGACTCGCGCCCGCTGGCGGCCTACCGGATTCACCCCGACGCGCAGACGATCCGGCGGACCGGCGACGCGGCCGAGTTCCGCGCGCAGCTCGACGTGGTTCTGGCGCGCCATCTCGCGGCGTGGGAGCCGTCTCATCGGCTCGCCTCGGCCGCCCGCCGCGCATCGGCCTTCTCGGTCGAGGTCAACGCGTGGCTCGCGGCGGCCGTCCACGGCCGCAAGCCGTCGGTGCTCGGCCTCGTTCCGAGCTTCGTTCGGCTGGGCCCGAACGGTTGGCGCCGCTACCTCCGCGATTCGCGGATCGTCGAGCGAATCGCGCCGCGCTGCCGGATCGGTCTGGCGAGCAGGATTGCCGCGCGGCCCGGCTGA
- a CDS encoding class I SAM-dependent methyltransferase, with protein sequence MKIEEERCDLKGFSPAWVRHQHIERYRWASRYVAGLRVVDAACGTGYGSAMLVRAGAGRIDGFDISAEAVAQASHVCKSPSARFAVASALQLPAADATYDVYISFETIEHVDDDEGFLAEAVRVLRPGGLLLLSTPNRQVLDPGTSIHDRPFNRYHVREYIREELEAKLRSRFASVEWYGQRPFADGYVQWLNHMGRRWPSLAVKVHQARKCAGLLWESPDRHVPTPGPRGAAEILIAACRT encoded by the coding sequence ATGAAGATCGAAGAAGAGCGATGCGATCTTAAAGGTTTCTCGCCCGCCTGGGTGCGTCATCAGCACATCGAGCGTTATCGATGGGCGTCGCGGTACGTCGCCGGCCTGCGGGTGGTCGACGCGGCGTGCGGGACGGGCTACGGGTCGGCGATGTTGGTCCGAGCGGGGGCGGGCCGGATCGACGGCTTCGACATCTCGGCCGAGGCCGTGGCCCAGGCCTCGCACGTTTGCAAGTCGCCGTCGGCTCGGTTCGCGGTCGCCTCGGCTCTCCAGCTTCCGGCGGCCGATGCGACGTACGACGTCTACATCTCGTTCGAGACGATCGAACACGTCGACGACGACGAGGGTTTCCTCGCCGAGGCCGTGCGGGTGCTACGGCCAGGAGGGCTGTTGCTGCTCTCGACGCCGAACCGCCAGGTGCTCGACCCCGGGACGTCGATCCACGACCGCCCGTTCAACCGATACCACGTCCGCGAGTACATCCGCGAAGAGCTTGAAGCCAAGCTGCGGTCACGGTTCGCATCCGTCGAATGGTACGGTCAGCGGCCGTTCGCCGACGGCTACGTTCAGTGGCTCAACCACATGGGGCGCCGCTGGCCCAGTCTGGCCGTGAAGGTCCACCAGGCACGCAAGTGCGCGGGGTTGCTGTGGGAATCGCCCGATCGCCACGTCCCCACCCCCGGCCCCCGCGGCGCCGCCGAGATCCTGATCGCCGCCTGCCGGACCTGA
- a CDS encoding glycosyltransferase family 39 protein encodes MTRWRITLLGLFLTVFAIASLSGPGRTDSIDGLTRFEVACSLVDHGDSVIRNDNVWFSVFPGRDGQRYSTYRFPQSVLGAVAVLISDATGPIQGVRRRFFFSLTSPFAAACMAVCYAALFRRLGHSPRGAVFWAAAGVFCTPSWFYGTSLYDDILGSATVVFALTAALLGRRRRPWLGATLSGLAMGLAFNCKQPLALFTLPVLAAIHDPERDWRAQRGRYAVVLGLLALGIFVQQAYERIKFPPGFTDARDFMQAMYVPVWTDDPTPAMLAMTLSLGCGVLFYNAPILLSVAGLKTWRRTEELFATALVVASMLFFLFICCLTFYKGDNAWGPRYLTPVFAVLWILAPAGAWATRRWAVVAQLAVGLLVQIGALSLDPQRLYMERALASGFYLKDPTIYFDPSIAHVIQRPREIWSVFTSCYRPNEVFEAFEPDGKPTRGYLVNGRVEYGASGLLKYNTMNSFRPWWAHFGLFFKKQPPVDVPRTAILFAAIAAAGSVLTAIGLSAPIRLAEIETPAIILDDRPREGFAAV; translated from the coding sequence ATGACGCGCTGGCGGATCACGCTGCTTGGCTTGTTTCTGACGGTCTTCGCGATCGCGAGTCTATCCGGTCCCGGGCGGACCGATTCGATCGACGGCTTGACCCGGTTCGAGGTCGCGTGCAGCCTCGTTGATCACGGCGACTCGGTGATCCGCAACGACAACGTCTGGTTCAGCGTGTTTCCCGGCCGCGACGGCCAGCGGTACTCGACGTACCGCTTCCCGCAGTCGGTCCTGGGCGCCGTCGCCGTGCTGATCTCCGACGCCACCGGCCCGATCCAAGGTGTTCGCCGGCGGTTCTTCTTCTCGCTCACGAGCCCGTTCGCGGCGGCCTGCATGGCGGTCTGCTACGCGGCGCTGTTCCGGAGGCTTGGCCATAGCCCCCGGGGAGCCGTCTTCTGGGCGGCGGCGGGGGTCTTCTGCACCCCGAGCTGGTTCTACGGGACGAGCCTGTACGACGATATCCTCGGCTCGGCGACGGTCGTCTTCGCACTCACCGCGGCGCTGCTCGGCAGGCGGCGACGGCCCTGGCTGGGGGCGACGCTTTCCGGCCTGGCGATGGGCCTCGCCTTCAACTGCAAGCAACCGCTGGCGCTCTTCACGCTGCCGGTTCTGGCCGCGATCCACGACCCGGAACGTGATTGGCGGGCCCAGCGCGGCCGGTACGCGGTCGTCCTGGGTCTGCTGGCCCTGGGGATCTTCGTGCAGCAGGCTTACGAACGGATCAAGTTCCCACCGGGGTTCACCGACGCTCGCGACTTCATGCAGGCGATGTACGTCCCGGTCTGGACCGACGACCCGACGCCGGCGATGCTGGCGATGACCCTCAGCCTGGGCTGCGGGGTGCTTTTTTACAACGCGCCGATCCTGTTGTCGGTGGCCGGACTCAAGACCTGGCGACGCACCGAGGAGTTGTTCGCGACGGCCCTGGTCGTGGCGTCGATGTTGTTTTTCCTCTTCATCTGCTGCCTGACGTTCTACAAAGGGGACAACGCCTGGGGACCGCGCTACCTGACGCCGGTCTTCGCGGTACTCTGGATCTTGGCGCCGGCCGGCGCGTGGGCCACGAGGCGGTGGGCGGTCGTTGCGCAGCTCGCCGTCGGCCTGCTGGTTCAGATCGGCGCGCTCAGCCTCGACCCGCAACGGCTCTACATGGAGCGCGCGCTGGCGTCGGGTTTCTACCTCAAAGACCCGACGATCTATTTCGATCCGTCGATCGCGCATGTGATCCAGCGGCCTCGCGAAATCTGGTCGGTGTTCACGTCTTGCTACCGGCCGAACGAGGTGTTTGAAGCCTTCGAGCCGGACGGCAAGCCGACGCGCGGCTACCTTGTCAATGGACGGGTCGAGTACGGCGCGAGCGGGCTCCTGAAATACAACACGATGAACTCGTTCCGGCCGTGGTGGGCCCACTTCGGCCTGTTCTTCAAGAAGCAACCGCCGGTCGACGTGCCGCGAACCGCAATCCTGTTCGCGGCGATCGCCGCGGCGGGCTCGGTGCTGACGGCGATCGGCCTGAGCGCGCCCATCCGCCTTGCGGAGATCGAGACGCCGGCGATCATCCTGGACGACCGACCGCGCGAGGGGTTCGCGGCCGTGTGA